CTTTGGGTAGACCGATCCTCAACGCGGGCCTCTCAACACGGTAACGAAAGCAAAGGGCGTCGAGGGCTTCCTCCGGCTTCCGTTCTACTGCTATGAGGCGCACAATCTTACTCTGGAACTCGGCCTCGTCAAACTCTTTCCTTGGCCCTGATTGTAACGGGTTCAAGACCCGTCAACTGTTGCGGCTAAAGCCCTTGCATTTTGCGTTGTTGCCAAAGTGGCCGACGCTTTCTGGTTGCAACTCTTTAAGGTTCTTCGGGACAGTGGCCTCTCGACCCTCAATGTGGAGGCGAATCCAAATTCTTTTGAGACTCACCCCGAACGATTGCAAGTCGCGAAGTTCCTGCTGCTCAACGGACTATCGATCGACGGGGGCAAGATTTACGTCAATGAAGTTGAGATCCCGATTCTCAAAGTGGCCAGAGCAGTCGGAGTTGATCGTCGTACTGTCAGCGAGACGATCCGCGCGATGAGCATGGACAAAGAAATCAAGATGATCTTTTCGAATTTGGAGTCGGCTGGACCATCGCTCCGAGCTATGGCCAAGCAAATGGGATTAGGGGTTGTCGAGATAACAGCCGACAATCCGAACAAGGTCGGGATTCTCGCAGACGTGTCGAGGGTCTTGGCAGAGAATGGAATTAGCATTAGACAGGCATTAGTCGACGACCCTGAACTGAACCCCAATCCCAAGCTCATCCTGATCGGGAACAAAGTAATCCCCGGAAAGGCCATTCCACTAATCTTGAAGATTCCCGGAGTTGCCAGGGTATCAGTTTACTAGCTACCGAGGACCTCAATGTTACCAGGGGTAACATTTAAAGCAGAATTATGTTACTTTGAGTAACGAATAAGGGTCCTTCAAATGATACTACAGCTGGTCCCCTCAGCGGAAACCCAACAAGTGTCTCCTCAAGACATCCTCGACTACAAGACTTTCGCTCGCAGACACCAAAACCCGACAGGAGAGAACGAACTCAAGCAATTCGA
This window of the Candidatus Bathyarchaeia archaeon genome carries:
- a CDS encoding ACT domain-containing protein gives rise to the protein MQVAKFLLLNGLSIDGGKIYVNEVEIPILKVARAVGVDRRTVSETIRAMSMDKEIKMIFSNLESAGPSLRAMAKQMGLGVVEITADNPNKVGILADVSRVLAENGISIRQALVDDPELNPNPKLILIGNKVIPGKAIPLILKIPGVARVSVY